The bacterium genome window below encodes:
- a CDS encoding M23 family metallopeptidase yields MNLRDRAARHWAGVIAGAAAAVLVAGPLPSRAAGAAEPVVIMPAAPVQGDTLAILVRATLGSTVAVRFNGSPIQAFAEGEGTWRALRGTDPDTPPGTYPVDVVITAPGGGVDTLRRSVRIGPAQFPERHLTLPPSTTALITPKNLAIERAALNSVLGRRTPETLWHGPFRMPVTGQIDSPYGEMGFYNGVREWWHQGVDFPAPAGAPVAAANGGAVALARALPLGGNTVVLDHGQGVLTEYLHLSALLVHPGQRVAQGEPIGRIGATGLVTGPSLHWGLYADGHWVNPLFWTTARPGLTE; encoded by the coding sequence GTGAACTTACGAGACCGCGCGGCCCGACACTGGGCAGGTGTGATCGCCGGTGCCGCGGCGGCGGTGCTCGTCGCCGGTCCGCTACCGTCCCGCGCGGCGGGCGCCGCGGAGCCGGTCGTCATCATGCCGGCCGCGCCGGTGCAGGGCGACACCCTTGCGATTCTCGTGCGTGCGACGTTGGGCTCCACGGTCGCCGTCCGTTTCAACGGAAGCCCAATCCAGGCCTTTGCGGAGGGTGAAGGGACGTGGCGCGCGCTGCGCGGCACGGATCCCGATACGCCGCCCGGGACCTATCCGGTCGACGTCGTGATTACGGCCCCGGGTGGCGGCGTCGATACGCTGCGGCGGAGCGTCCGGATCGGGCCGGCGCAGTTCCCGGAGCGCCATCTCACGCTGCCGCCGAGCACGACGGCGTTGATCACCCCCAAGAATCTGGCGATCGAGCGCGCCGCGTTGAACTCCGTGCTCGGGCGTCGCACGCCGGAGACACTCTGGCACGGACCGTTTCGGATGCCGGTGACCGGACAGATCGATTCACCCTACGGGGAGATGGGTTTCTATAATGGGGTCCGCGAATGGTGGCACCAGGGCGTCGACTTCCCGGCGCCGGCGGGCGCTCCGGTCGCCGCGGCGAACGGCGGCGCGGTCGCGCTCGCGCGGGCGCTGCCGCTGGGCGGCAACACGGTCGTCCTCGATCACGGACAGGGCGTTCTAACGGAGTACCTGCACCTGTCGGCGCTGCTCGTGCACCCCGGCCAGCGCGTCGCGCAGGGCGAGCCGATCGGCCGCATTGGGGCGACCGGCCTCGTCACCGGCCCCAGCCTGCACTGGGGTCTGTACGCGGACGGCCACTGGGTCAATCCGCTGTTCTGGACGACGGCGCGGCCTGGTCTGACCGAGTAA
- a CDS encoding thiamine pyrophosphate-dependent enzyme: protein MLAKVAMFEMLRARGVRHVFGNPGTTELNFMEMFADYPDIRYVLALQDAIPVGMAYGYAQATGEPAFVNLHITPGLANGLGNIFNAYRAKVPVVVTAGQVDTRMMLQEPSLWSDLARLASPYTKWSYEARAPEDVPVALARAFKTAAAPPTGPVFLGLPMDCLDGEVPGPAPWFEVEPDTMPSPAVLDRIAAALAGARDPVVIVGGGAAGAGARAALVRIAEATGARVYGERLPTRSAFPTDHPQYLGMAGLALPELQAEIGAADAVVLAGARKFAGLLYTPPVHLAARTTVVHIDPDPWELGKNVIPTIGAVGHVGATLTEVADRLAARLGTDGRAAGAEQRRRAVAEERARREERWRQAATPPKAGERMSAACAYRILGETMTEATTIVDEAVTAARIVDRYLPLRTERSYFGIAAGSLGLGLPAALGAQMAWPDRHVVCTIGDGSLMYTVQALWTAARYHIPVTVFVVDNRAYEVLKSGMRSYKGGSVRRERLVGMDLDEPVIDISAVARGFGVASRVVNEPGELRETLAEPAAEPRLLDVLVREET from the coding sequence ATGCTGGCCAAGGTCGCGATGTTCGAGATGCTGCGCGCCCGCGGCGTGCGCCACGTCTTCGGCAACCCCGGTACGACCGAACTGAACTTCATGGAGATGTTCGCGGACTACCCGGACATCCGGTACGTGCTCGCGCTGCAGGATGCGATTCCGGTCGGGATGGCCTACGGCTACGCGCAGGCGACCGGGGAGCCCGCCTTCGTCAATCTACACATCACGCCCGGTCTCGCCAACGGCCTCGGCAATATCTTCAACGCGTACCGCGCCAAGGTGCCGGTGGTCGTCACCGCCGGCCAGGTCGACACACGCATGATGTTGCAGGAGCCGTCGCTGTGGAGCGATCTCGCGCGGCTCGCCTCACCGTACACGAAGTGGTCGTACGAAGCGCGCGCACCGGAGGACGTGCCGGTAGCGCTTGCCCGCGCGTTCAAGACCGCCGCGGCGCCTCCCACGGGCCCCGTTTTCCTCGGCCTGCCGATGGACTGCCTCGACGGAGAAGTGCCGGGGCCGGCGCCATGGTTTGAGGTCGAGCCCGACACGATGCCGTCGCCCGCCGTGCTCGATCGCATCGCGGCGGCGCTCGCCGGGGCCCGCGACCCGGTGGTCATCGTCGGCGGCGGCGCGGCCGGCGCCGGGGCGCGCGCGGCGCTGGTCCGCATCGCGGAGGCGACGGGCGCGCGGGTTTACGGCGAGCGACTGCCGACACGGTCCGCTTTCCCAACGGACCATCCGCAATACCTCGGGATGGCGGGGCTCGCGCTGCCCGAGCTGCAGGCGGAGATCGGCGCGGCCGACGCAGTGGTGCTCGCCGGCGCCCGGAAGTTCGCCGGACTGCTGTACACGCCGCCGGTACATCTCGCCGCGCGAACGACGGTGGTGCACATCGATCCCGATCCGTGGGAGCTCGGCAAGAACGTCATCCCGACGATCGGCGCGGTCGGCCACGTCGGCGCCACGCTGACGGAGGTGGCGGATCGGCTCGCGGCGCGGCTCGGCACCGACGGGCGCGCGGCGGGCGCGGAGCAGCGGCGCCGCGCCGTGGCAGAGGAACGCGCGCGGCGTGAGGAACGCTGGCGGCAGGCGGCGACGCCGCCCAAGGCGGGCGAGCGGATGTCGGCCGCCTGCGCCTACCGCATTCTCGGCGAGACGATGACGGAGGCGACGACGATCGTCGATGAGGCCGTGACGGCCGCCCGCATCGTCGACCGCTATCTGCCGCTGCGCACCGAACGGTCCTACTTCGGGATCGCGGCCGGCTCGCTCGGTCTGGGGCTACCGGCCGCCCTCGGCGCACAGATGGCGTGGCCGGACCGGCACGTCGTCTGCACCATCGGCGACGGGTCGCTCATGTACACGGTCCAGGCGCTTTGGACCGCGGCGCGCTACCACATCCCCGTGACGGTGTTCGTCGTCGACAACCGGGCGTACGAAGTCCTCAAGTCCGGCATGCGGTCGTACAAAGGCGGCAGCGTGCGCCGGGAACGGCTCGTAGGAATGGATCTCGACGAGCCGGTGATCGACATCTCGGCGGTCGCGCGCGGTTTCGGGGTCGCCTCACGGGTCGTCAACGAGCCCGGCGAGCTGCGGGAAACGCTCGCGGAGCCCGCGGCGGAGCCGCGCCTCCTGGACGTCCTGGTGCGCGAAGAGACGTGA
- a CDS encoding RraA family protein: MRQPLGPDALARLRTYTTPTLSNAIETFNVRPKNTGFTRGQIRCLFPDLGPMVGYAVTATCRAATAPPPDATARRAALWRAIEEVPAPRIVVIQDLDDPPGIGAFWGEVQSNIHYALGCVGTVTNGGVRDLDEVRALRFHFFAGSTVVSRAYVHLVDVRVPVEVDGLAVRPGDLLHADRHGVLSIPDEIAGRLDDAVERINRSEQEILAYCRRPDFTREGLEAIYLKRK; the protein is encoded by the coding sequence ATGCGCCAACCGCTCGGACCCGACGCTCTCGCGAGGCTGCGGACGTACACGACGCCGACGCTGTCCAACGCGATCGAAACCTTCAACGTCCGTCCGAAGAACACCGGCTTCACCCGCGGGCAGATCCGCTGCCTGTTTCCGGATCTCGGGCCCATGGTGGGGTACGCGGTGACCGCGACGTGCCGGGCCGCGACCGCGCCGCCGCCGGATGCGACCGCGCGGCGCGCGGCGCTGTGGCGCGCGATCGAAGAGGTGCCCGCGCCCAGAATCGTGGTGATCCAGGATCTCGACGATCCGCCCGGCATCGGCGCCTTTTGGGGCGAGGTACAGAGCAACATCCACTACGCGCTGGGCTGCGTCGGCACCGTGACGAACGGCGGTGTGCGCGATCTCGACGAGGTACGCGCGCTGCGCTTCCACTTTTTCGCCGGGAGCACGGTCGTCTCCCGCGCCTACGTGCACCTGGTGGACGTCCGGGTACCGGTGGAGGTCGACGGCCTCGCCGTGCGGCCGGGCGATCTGCTGCACGCGGACCGGCACGGGGTGCTGTCGATTCCCGACGAGATCGCGGGACGGCTCGACGACGCGGTGGAGCGGATCAACCGGTCGGAGCAGGAGATTCTGGCGTACTGCCGCCGGCCCGACTTCACCCGCGAGGGCCTCGAAGCAATCTACCTGAAGCGGAAATAG
- a CDS encoding MFS transporter, with protein MAQWQKNLYALWAAQFVSMIGLTLVVPFMPLYIGTLGVHRLEDVERWSGVLFAAPFLTQTLIAPLWGVLGDRYGRKIMVIRALTGIGFTNMLAAAVGAVWQLLALRVVQGGVSGFVAATNALVSSSIPRDRLGTAMGVLQSSLTAGGIIGPLIGGALADAIGFRGVFVITGLMCWGGTAVVLIATKEAARSPAREGGPGVRDNLAYFLGSPALRPVGLLLCTSNLAVMAVEPIFPVFVQTLGVPVPRVATVAGVLFSVTGFASMAGAAMWGRISDRLGEGRVLTMVLWGACVAYAAQAAVRGPVTLFILRAALGLAVGGLMPPLYAIVARRAPAERLGGIMGLTSSAIMIGNLVGPIAGGMFAAAAGIRPVFVASAAALGVAALATRGLVPAIAEPAPAPGAE; from the coding sequence ATGGCGCAGTGGCAGAAAAACTTGTACGCGCTGTGGGCCGCCCAGTTCGTCTCGATGATCGGCCTCACGCTCGTGGTGCCGTTCATGCCGCTGTATATCGGAACGCTCGGCGTGCATCGTCTCGAGGACGTCGAGCGCTGGAGCGGGGTTCTCTTTGCCGCGCCGTTTCTGACCCAGACGTTGATCGCGCCGCTGTGGGGCGTCCTCGGCGACCGCTACGGCCGCAAGATCATGGTGATCCGGGCGCTGACCGGCATCGGCTTTACGAACATGCTCGCCGCCGCGGTCGGGGCGGTGTGGCAGCTGCTCGCGCTGCGCGTGGTCCAGGGCGGGGTGAGCGGCTTTGTCGCCGCGACGAACGCCCTCGTCTCCTCGTCGATCCCCCGCGACCGGCTCGGCACGGCGATGGGGGTGCTGCAGAGTTCGCTCACCGCGGGCGGCATCATCGGGCCGCTGATCGGGGGCGCCCTCGCCGACGCGATAGGGTTCCGCGGGGTCTTCGTGATCACCGGCCTCATGTGCTGGGGCGGTACCGCGGTTGTCCTAATTGCGACGAAAGAGGCGGCCCGCTCGCCGGCCCGCGAGGGCGGCCCCGGCGTACGAGACAATCTCGCGTACTTCCTCGGCTCGCCGGCGCTGCGCCCCGTGGGGCTGCTCCTCTGCACCAGCAACCTGGCCGTAATGGCGGTGGAGCCGATCTTTCCGGTGTTCGTGCAGACGCTCGGCGTGCCCGTGCCCCGCGTCGCGACCGTGGCCGGGGTGCTGTTCTCCGTGACCGGGTTCGCGTCGATGGCCGGCGCCGCGATGTGGGGCCGCATCTCCGATCGTCTCGGCGAGGGCCGCGTGCTCACGATGGTGCTGTGGGGGGCGTGTGTCGCGTACGCCGCCCAGGCAGCCGTGCGGGGGCCGGTCACGCTGTTCATCCTGCGTGCCGCGCTCGGGCTCGCCGTCGGCGGACTCATGCCGCCGCTCTACGCGATCGTGGCGCGCCGCGCGCCCGCCGAGCGGCTCGGAGGTATCATGGGACTGACGAGCAGCGCGATTATGATCGGTAATCTTGTGGGCCCGATCGCGGGCGGGATGTTCGCGGCGGCCGCCGGTATCCGCCCGGTGTTCGTCGCGTCCGCAGCGGCGCTGGGCGTCGCCGCGCTCGCGACGCGGGGGCTCGTGCCGGCGATTGCGGAGCCCGCTCCGGCTCCGGGCGCCGAGTGA
- a CDS encoding Rieske (2Fe-2S) protein has product MRAARADDVRRTGRLAVQLDGHAVALFVSDRRVYAIDNRCPHMGFPLDRGSVADGILTCHWHHARFDLAGGGTFDQFADDVRSYPVEIRGDEIYVDLAPRGDPRAHHRRRLRDGLERDIPLVIAKASLVLGADDAGAVEAVRIGVEFGTRYRGAGWGQGLTMLTCYANLLPHLDEADRSWALYQGLSAVARDTAGAAPRFVLAPLPDEAAGIDRLTAWFRRFVEVRDAEGAERCVVSAVREGADAAALARMLFAAATDHRFIQTGHVLDFTNKAFEALDIAGWDRAEGVLASLATAYATADRMEESNEWRHPVDLVAIVEAAADVLPAALEAGRRRRNGEGVGAAPSGEGRDRSEMISVLLGEDPQAIADALLDALRRGSTPADAAADVVYAAALRIARFPQSNEFGDWDTALHTFTFANAVHQGLRRIGVATGSEPLARGVFDAAMSVYLDRFLNVPPARLPDPDPGAPAGPELLAGLAAALDRQQQVAPAARLVATYLARENAAAPLVAILGRLLVREDRNFHTIQMLEAAVRQYAELWRAEAGAHMLVAAARYLAAHAPTVRAQGQTFEIARRLHRGERLFEEE; this is encoded by the coding sequence ATGCGCGCCGCACGCGCCGACGACGTCCGGCGCACCGGCCGGCTGGCCGTTCAGCTGGACGGCCACGCCGTGGCGCTCTTCGTGTCAGACAGACGAGTCTACGCGATCGATAACCGCTGCCCCCACATGGGGTTTCCGCTCGACCGCGGCAGCGTCGCCGACGGGATCCTGACCTGTCACTGGCACCACGCCCGGTTCGATCTCGCCGGCGGCGGCACGTTCGACCAGTTTGCCGACGACGTGAGATCGTATCCCGTTGAGATCCGCGGCGATGAAATATACGTCGACCTCGCGCCGCGCGGCGATCCGCGCGCGCATCACCGGCGCCGGCTCCGCGACGGACTGGAGCGCGACATCCCCCTCGTGATCGCGAAGGCGTCGCTCGTGCTCGGCGCCGACGACGCCGGCGCCGTGGAGGCGGTCCGGATCGGCGTCGAGTTTGGGACGCGGTATCGCGGCGCGGGGTGGGGTCAGGGACTCACCATGCTGACCTGCTACGCCAACTTGCTGCCGCACCTCGACGAGGCCGACCGCTCCTGGGCACTGTACCAGGGCCTGAGCGCGGTGGCGCGCGATACGGCCGGCGCGGCTCCGCGCTTCGTGCTGGCGCCGCTGCCGGACGAGGCGGCCGGGATAGACCGGCTGACCGCCTGGTTCCGGCGCTTCGTCGAGGTCCGGGACGCCGAGGGCGCCGAGCGCTGCGTCGTCTCCGCGGTGCGTGAGGGCGCGGACGCGGCGGCGCTCGCGCGCATGTTGTTCGCGGCGGCCACGGACCACCGGTTTATTCAGACGGGGCACGTGCTCGACTTCACCAACAAAGCGTTCGAAGCGCTCGACATCGCGGGATGGGACCGCGCCGAAGGGGTACTCGCCAGCCTCGCGACGGCCTACGCCACAGCCGATCGGATGGAGGAGTCCAACGAGTGGCGGCATCCCGTCGACCTCGTGGCGATCGTGGAAGCGGCGGCCGATGTCCTTCCGGCGGCGCTCGAAGCCGGGCGACGGCGGAGGAACGGTGAAGGCGTCGGTGCAGCGCCGAGTGGCGAGGGTCGCGACCGCAGCGAAATGATCTCCGTGTTGCTGGGCGAGGACCCGCAGGCGATCGCCGACGCGCTCCTCGACGCCCTGCGCCGGGGATCCACGCCGGCGGACGCGGCCGCGGACGTCGTGTATGCCGCCGCGCTCCGCATCGCGCGGTTCCCCCAGTCGAACGAGTTCGGCGACTGGGACACCGCGCTGCACACGTTCACCTTCGCGAACGCGGTGCATCAGGGCCTCCGCCGCATCGGAGTCGCGACCGGTTCGGAGCCCCTTGCGCGTGGCGTTTTTGACGCCGCGATGAGCGTCTACCTCGACCGGTTCCTGAACGTCCCGCCCGCCCGGCTGCCGGACCCGGATCCCGGGGCGCCGGCCGGTCCGGAACTGTTGGCCGGTCTCGCCGCCGCGCTCGACCGTCAGCAGCAGGTGGCGCCGGCCGCCCGCCTGGTTGCGACGTACCTCGCCCGGGAGAACGCCGCCGCGCCGCTCGTGGCGATCCTCGGGCGTCTGCTCGTTCGTGAAGACAGAAACTTCCATACTATACAGATGCTCGAGGCGGCAGTCCGCCAGTATGCGGAGCTGTGGCGGGCGGAGGCGGGCGCCCACATGCTCGTGGCCGCGGCCAGATACCTCGCCGCTCATGCCCCCACCGTCCGGGCGCAGGGGCAGACCTTCGAGATCGCCCGGCGGCTCCACCGCGGCGAGCGCCTCTTCGAAGAGGAATAA
- a CDS encoding DUF2231 domain-containing protein, translated as MLIHPFVVHFPIALWLTAAFFDVLAWRQPDRPVFREAAYWLIGIGALGGLVSIAAGWMDLLNLEAQGVGTGVLTRHWTHSMSAYLATAVFLGIFTWRWRTGNPPLPPWALYLTVGAALLVAATGYLGGDIRQVM; from the coding sequence GTGCTGATCCACCCTTTCGTCGTTCATTTCCCGATCGCGCTCTGGCTCACCGCCGCATTTTTCGACGTCCTCGCCTGGCGGCAGCCGGACCGTCCCGTCTTCCGTGAGGCTGCGTACTGGCTGATCGGCATCGGCGCGCTCGGCGGCCTCGTCAGCATCGCGGCCGGCTGGATGGATCTGCTGAATCTGGAAGCGCAGGGGGTGGGGACCGGCGTCCTCACCCGGCACTGGACACACAGCATGAGCGCGTACCTCGCGACGGCGGTGTTCCTCGGTATCTTCACCTGGCGCTGGCGTACCGGGAACCCTCCGCTGCCTCCCTGGGCGCTGTACCTCACCGTGGGGGCGGCGCTCCTGGTTGCTGCGACCGGCTATCTCGGCGGCGACATCCGTCAGGTGATGTAG